The genomic region TTGCCGGTGGTCGCGCGAGCGGCCGAGACGGCGGCTACGGGAGGTAGCGACAAGTGGCATCCGGGCGCTATCGGTGCGCGAGCGAGGCCGTCCACGCCGGGCTCCGCGGCTTGCAGGACCAGAAGAGCCGGCTCGAGGCGCTGCGAGCAGCGCTGGTGGATGGTGAGGCGAGCGGCGAAGCCGCACCGTTCGACCTCGACGCGTTCGTCGTGGACAAGCGCGCGTGAAGCCATGACGGTTCCCACCGGCCCCGAAGACCTCTAGGTGCCCCCTACGGCCCACCCAGCCAGTGGTCGATCCGGTGATGGTCCGGGCTGAACCCGTGCCCCACGCCCCAGATGACCGCCTGGGTGCGGCTCTGCACCTGGATCTTCCGGTAGATCGAGCGGATGTAGCTCTTCACCGTGTTCGGGCTGAGGTAGGTGAGCGACGCGACCTCCTGGTTGCTCTTGCCCTGCGTGATGAGCGCGAGGATCTCCGACTCGCGGTCCGTGATCCCCTCGCGCTTGCCCGGCCAGTCGAGCGACGGCGCGCTCGCGGCCCGCAGCGGCGCCTCGTTGAACAGCTCCTCGCCGGAGTGGATCCGCTCGAGCGCCTCCACGAGCTCCCGCGCCGGCAGCGCCTTGGAGAGGTAGCCCTGCACGCCCTGTCGGCGGGCGTCGGCGACGAGCTCGGGCTGGAAGTTCCAGGTGTAGACGACCACGCGGCGGGCCCGCGGGTTCCGCACCAGCTCCGCGATCTCGTGGTGATCCGACTCGGGCTGCGCGAACGAGTCGTAGAGCACGATGTCGATCTCGTCGGAGAGGGCGGCGTTGGCGTCGATCTCGGCGACCAGCACCCGGTCGCGGTAGTCGTCGAACATGTGGGCGAGGCCCTTGAGCACCACGTCATAGTCGTCGACGAGCGCGATCGTGACGGGACGGGTGCGTGTGGCGGGCATGGATCCAGGATCCCACCCCCAGGGGTGTGCTCCCACACCCCGGAGGGTGGTTGATTGAGGTCATCGCCCCGAACGGGCACCACCGCGCGTCTTCCTGACGTGCTCGCACAGAAGAGAGATCACCATGCTCGGACTCATCATCAGCCTCATCGTCATCGGCCTCATCGCCGGCTTCATCGCCCGCGCGGTCGTGCCCGGCCGCCAGAGCATGTCGATCCTCATGACCATCGTGCTCGGCATCGTCGGCTCCTTCGTCGGCGGATTCCTCGCGTTCCTGCTGTTCCAGCGCGACGCCATGGACGGCTTCTTCCAGCCCGCCGGCATCATCGGCTC from Clavibacter michiganensis subsp. insidiosus harbors:
- a CDS encoding response regulator transcription factor, producing the protein MPATRTRPVTIALVDDYDVVLKGLAHMFDDYRDRVLVAEIDANAALSDEIDIVLYDSFAQPESDHHEIAELVRNPRARRVVVYTWNFQPELVADARRQGVQGYLSKALPARELVEALERIHSGEELFNEAPLRAASAPSLDWPGKREGITDRESEILALITQGKSNQEVASLTYLSPNTVKSYIRSIYRKIQVQSRTQAVIWGVGHGFSPDHHRIDHWLGGP
- a CDS encoding GlsB/YeaQ/YmgE family stress response membrane protein → MLGLIISLIVIGLIAGFIARAVVPGRQSMSILMTIVLGIVGSFVGGFLAFLLFQRDAMDGFFQPAGIIGSIIGAIIVLFIYVKVGGRKAVRR
- a CDS encoding type II toxin-antitoxin system ParD family antitoxin, which codes for MASGRYRCASEAVHAGLRGLQDQKSRLEALRAALVDGEASGEAAPFDLDAFVVDKRA